Proteins from a genomic interval of Thermodesulfovibrionales bacterium:
- a CDS encoding NarK family nitrate/nitrite MFS transporter, with amino-acid sequence MEMEPAVTATRKTSSRVLTTWNPEDKAFWESEGKAIARRNLWISIPALLLAFAVWMVWSVVVVNLPNIGFKFDTNQLFWLAALPGLSGATLRIFYSFMVPIFGGRKWTTISTASLLIPAVGIGLAVRDSSTSYTTFLILALLCGFGGGNFASSMANISFFFPKAQKGTALGLNAGLGNLGVSTMQFIVPIVITAAAFGGLGGDPQLWAKGSATKQMWLQNAGFIWVPFILASTIAAWLGMNDIASAKASFRDQAVIFRRKHNWIMCWLYLGTFGSFIGYSAGLPLLIKSQFPVIDPVKYAFLGPLVGAAIRPVGGILADKLGGAKVTFWNFIVMAGAVFGVLYFLPQGGTGGNFWGFLAMFLLLFTTTGIGNGSTFRMIPIIFMTHHKCEDTESCTPDQLARLKEAAKESAAVLGFSSALAAYGAFFIPKSFGTSITMTGGPQAALYGFLAFYVSCILITWWFYSRKCAEVPC; translated from the coding sequence CGACATGGAACCCGGAAGACAAGGCCTTCTGGGAGTCTGAGGGCAAGGCTATTGCCCGGAGAAACCTCTGGATCTCCATCCCGGCCCTTCTCCTTGCATTCGCGGTCTGGATGGTCTGGAGCGTCGTTGTAGTAAACCTCCCCAATATCGGTTTCAAGTTCGACACCAACCAGTTGTTCTGGCTTGCCGCGCTTCCGGGCCTGTCAGGCGCTACACTGAGGATATTCTACTCCTTCATGGTGCCGATCTTCGGCGGTCGCAAATGGACAACCATCAGTACCGCATCACTCCTCATACCGGCCGTAGGCATAGGTCTTGCCGTACGCGATTCAAGCACGAGCTATACGACATTCCTCATCCTGGCGCTGTTATGCGGATTCGGCGGCGGCAATTTCGCATCGAGCATGGCAAATATCAGTTTCTTCTTTCCCAAGGCGCAAAAGGGAACGGCCCTCGGATTGAATGCGGGACTCGGCAATCTGGGCGTCAGCACAATGCAGTTCATCGTACCGATCGTCATAACTGCAGCAGCCTTCGGAGGCCTCGGCGGTGATCCGCAACTATGGGCGAAGGGCTCTGCGACAAAACAGATGTGGCTTCAGAATGCAGGTTTCATCTGGGTGCCCTTTATCCTGGCCTCCACCATCGCTGCATGGCTCGGGATGAACGACATAGCCAGTGCGAAGGCTTCCTTCAGGGATCAGGCGGTCATCTTCAGGCGCAAGCATAACTGGATCATGTGCTGGCTCTATCTCGGCACCTTCGGCTCGTTCATAGGCTATTCAGCAGGGTTGCCGCTTTTGATCAAGTCCCAGTTCCCGGTAATCGACCCCGTGAAGTATGCCTTTCTCGGCCCTCTCGTAGGTGCCGCGATTCGTCCCGTCGGCGGCATTCTTGCCGACAAACTGGGAGGGGCGAAGGTCACGTTCTGGAACTTCATCGTAATGGCTGGAGCTGTCTTTGGAGTCCTTTATTTTCTTCCCCAAGGCGGGACGGGCGGGAATTTCTGGGGCTTCCTGGCCATGTTCCTGCTCCTGTTCACTACGACCGGCATTGGCAATGGTTCCACATTCCGAATGATCCCGATCATCTTCATGACTCACCACAAGTGCGAGGACACGGAATCCTGTACACCTGACCAGCTCGCACGCCTCAAGGAAGCGGCCAAGGAATCTGCAGCGGTGCTCGGGTTCAGCTCAGCCCTTGCAGCCTACGGCGCATTCTTTATTCCCAAGAGCTTCGGGACATCCATCACGATGACGGGAGGCCCGCAGGCGGCCCTGTACGGTTTTCTTGCATTCTATGTCAGCTGCATCCTCATTACGTGGTGGTTCTATTCCCGCAAGTGCGCGGAGGTTCCCTGTTAA
- a CDS encoding TusE/DsrC/DsvC family sulfur relay protein, whose amino-acid sequence MATMAESDVKKLDLDEDGYIRNIDEWNIHFVEQYAEKEGIKKLTADHWKLIAAIRFSYEKNGVSPLCRDVLKDTGFTKQAVYALFPMAGHKSAYKLAGLPKPPEC is encoded by the coding sequence ATGGCAACGATGGCAGAATCTGATGTGAAAAAACTCGATCTTGATGAGGATGGGTATATCCGCAATATCGATGAGTGGAATATCCATTTCGTGGAGCAGTATGCGGAGAAGGAGGGGATAAAAAAACTGACCGCTGATCACTGGAAGCTTATCGCGGCGATCAGGTTCTCTTACGAAAAGAACGGTGTCTCCCCCCTCTGCCGGGACGTTCTGAAGGATACGGGATTCACGAAGCAGGCAGTCTATGCACTCTTCCCTATGGCAGGTCACAAGAGCGCGTATAAGCTTGCAGGCTTACCGAAGCCCCCGGAATGTTAG